One region of Mucilaginibacter sp. 14171R-50 genomic DNA includes:
- a CDS encoding RagB/SusD family nutrient uptake outer membrane protein produces MKNHKKIIAAIALILAIAGCKKYEQTPVDKVDITHIFDPRDSAGTNAQHYLYGVYSVLRNGHNRVGGDYLDAASDDAISSASGPSNVVTILSTGSYNSYTLPADENLWGTYYAGIRQANEFVNNIDVVPVLAKYNGFSMKYVWKSEARFLRAMFYFELVKRYGGVPLMGNHVYTISDDISLPRNSFDECIKYIVSECDAIKDSLLVYPISDPNADSHRPTKGSALALKARVLLYAASPLFNGGNIDPANNLTGYTSYDAGRWTAAATAAKDVIDLGTYSLLPNFKDVFLTQNNPEILFMRQGGNNTNVETSNGPIGFTAATGKGQTSPTQGLVDAFPMANGLPIDDPASQYDINNPYNNRDPRLTYTILYNGAQWLNTQIQTFEGGQSKPNGSLQQTKTGYYMRKFMGNFENTNSYSAHNTDWLIMRYADLLLGYAEALNESAGPTTDVYNTVISIRKRAGIAAGADNLYGLKAGMTKDEMRTIVQNERRIELAFEESRYWDIRRWKLAENTMNQPREGVSIVRVGNTLNYNPIDVLTTRFNAPKMYLYPIPYDEVQKNPNMKQNPGW; encoded by the coding sequence ATGAAAAATCACAAAAAAATTATAGCAGCCATAGCACTTATACTGGCAATAGCAGGTTGCAAAAAATACGAACAGACACCCGTAGACAAGGTGGATATCACGCACATTTTCGACCCGCGGGACTCGGCTGGTACAAACGCGCAGCATTACCTTTACGGTGTATACTCCGTTTTGCGCAACGGCCATAACCGGGTTGGCGGCGATTACCTTGATGCCGCATCAGATGACGCTATTTCTTCGGCATCCGGCCCTTCAAACGTTGTTACTATATTATCTACGGGGTCTTATAACTCCTATACGCTGCCCGCCGATGAAAATTTGTGGGGCACCTATTATGCCGGCATACGCCAGGCTAACGAGTTTGTGAATAATATTGATGTGGTACCGGTATTGGCCAAATACAACGGTTTTTCGATGAAGTATGTTTGGAAAAGTGAAGCCAGGTTTTTAAGGGCTATGTTTTACTTTGAACTGGTAAAGCGTTATGGCGGCGTACCTTTAATGGGCAACCATGTATATACTATATCTGACGATATATCGCTCCCGCGTAACTCTTTTGATGAGTGTATAAAGTACATCGTCAGCGAATGCGACGCTATCAAGGATTCGTTGCTGGTATACCCTATAAGCGACCCGAATGCGGATAGCCATCGCCCAACCAAAGGATCGGCGCTGGCGTTAAAAGCAAGGGTGCTTTTGTATGCGGCAAGTCCGCTGTTTAATGGCGGAAATATCGATCCGGCAAATAATTTAACAGGTTATACCAGTTATGATGCCGGCAGGTGGACAGCCGCTGCTACCGCAGCAAAAGATGTGATAGATTTAGGTACCTACTCGCTGCTGCCAAATTTTAAGGATGTGTTTTTAACTCAAAACAATCCCGAAATTTTATTTATGCGCCAGGGCGGCAATAACACTAATGTAGAAACCAGCAACGGCCCTATAGGTTTTACCGCTGCTACCGGTAAAGGCCAAACCAGCCCCACACAGGGCCTGGTGGATGCTTTTCCTATGGCAAATGGTTTGCCTATAGACGACCCGGCTTCGCAATACGATATTAATAACCCATATAACAACCGCGACCCACGGTTAACTTATACCATACTTTATAATGGGGCGCAGTGGCTAAACACACAAATACAAACGTTTGAAGGCGGGCAAAGTAAACCTAACGGTTCGTTACAGCAAACTAAAACGGGCTACTACATGCGTAAGTTCATGGGCAACTTTGAGAACACCAACTCATACAGTGCGCATAATACCGATTGGTTGATAATGCGTTATGCCGACCTTTTATTAGGTTATGCCGAAGCCCTGAATGAATCTGCGGGGCCAACTACCGATGTTTATAACACTGTTATAAGTATACGCAAACGCGCGGGCATTGCAGCAGGCGCCGACAACCTGTATGGCTTAAAGGCTGGTATGACCAAAGACGAAATGCGTACAATAGTGCAAAACGAACGCCGTATTGAACTTGCTTTTGAAGAGAGCCGTTACTGGGACATACGCCGGTGGAAGCTGGCTGAAAACACCATGAACCAGCCCCGCGAAGGCGTTAGTATTGTACGTGTGGGTAATACGCTTAACTATAACCCTATTGATGTGCTTACAACCAGGTTTAATGCACCAAAAATGTATTTATACCCTATACCATACGATGAGGTGCAAAAAAACCCGAATATGAAACAAAACCCCGGATGGTAA